The Aphelocoma coerulescens isolate FSJ_1873_10779 chromosome Z unlocalized genomic scaffold, UR_Acoe_1.0 ChrZ, whole genome shotgun sequence DNA window AGATGGGAATGCCATAGACCTGAATTCTTGACATCtatattttcacatttttttcttctatttgagTTCATTCCAATCCAGTACAAACTTCTTCCTTTAGATCTGGTCTCACCTGAGCCTGCTTATAATACATTCAGGCCTGTTTCCATGATGCAAACTTAAATGAACATGTAACAAGAACTGAATAAGTTATTAGAAAATTTTGAATCAGTTGTTCAGTTCCTGACATATACTTAACTAGAGTATATTTAGAGATGAAATTGACTTTATGTAAACTGCTCTTTAAATTCTTTaaactccttttccttttttttcattcactttTGGGGAAGAGAGGAATAGCAACATTTAATGATTCAATAGGTGCAACCCAGATGACAGTGTGTCATCTGTGAATCTGTGTCAGCTGCCCGTGTATTCAGCTGATCTCTGACACACAAGTAGCAACACATTGCAGTAAAACAAAGCTTCTTCATCCTCCAATGTTGTAATGTTATTTCACAGTCCAGTGAAAAATACCAgttccaaaaatattttttcttcagataAATATCCATTgggttgtttccttttttttttttttttttttttacttggttTCAAAAAGAAGAAACCCAGCAAACGTGGAGAAGCGTTGATGGTCCCCATGGAGGGCTCCATTTCCCATTCGCAGCCAAACTTCATCTCCCTTGGCGAGTTTTAGGACTGCACTATTTCCTGAAGTATCTGCTTTCCCTTTGGATTCATAGCTAAGGATGAATATTTTAACAAGTCAAATTTTTGTTTGTCAACAATGATCAAGcaaacaacttaaaaaaaaaaaaatccaggaagtACATTGTTATCCTGAGAAAAATTTTCTTGAAAGGCTAGCCAAcattttttcagctttataaGGAAATTTTGACGACTTTCTGCATTTGATCTCCTAGTCAAATTTTGTACCTCACCTAAATGCCTTATTTCATTCCTTTCTGAAGTTCTGTAATTGtaacttatttttttccaggacaCAGGAgcaattttttcatttaaaatgaaactcTGCCCATTGATCACAACACTACAGATTTCCTGTGATGCTTTTTTTCACTTGAATTCATCCCAGCCAATTTTAAATGCCTCCAGGCCACGAGGCTGATGTGAGTTGAGCCCCTGTGCTGCCAGCATAGGCAATGAGCAGAGACAGGCAGCTTGCTCCATCCTGAGCCTTTCATTGGAATATGGGTACATTTGATGAGGCCTAACCTCCTGGCTTTGCCTGAGTGTTGGTCCCCTTTCTTCCACTTCTTGCCTTTTATAACATCAATGCTTCAGGGGGAAGAGAAATGAAGCACTTCTTTTGCAGAAAAGATCTATTGGGGATGAAGCAGCCTCTGGTGGTGTGCTAATGATAAAAAAGCCAGTAAATGGAAGACCTTTGCTTCTTACTCATCCTCACTACTGCAGTTTAAACACTTTCCAACTTTAAAGTAAATTGCTCTGCCCTCATGTTAACAAGACTGTAACTAGTCACTGAACACTTcattatttcctttctctggCAAACCAAATGAGGATAAGGATACATTTTAGCAGAATGACAGCATGATACCACTGAACTCCTACTGTGACTTGCAGTGCTAACTCCTTTCCCCGGAGTTCGAGGAAATTGTGATCAAGGCTGAATTTTAAGTCCGGGATCTGTGGTGTGTGTGGTCCTAATATGCAAGCTGAGGATGgcaaaataaaatagtttttcttGTTCGTTATTTTACCCTAGAGAGTTTCTTCAAAAAAATGAACAGTTGTATGTTTCTTGAAATATGAGCAAGCTATCACATCCATAGAAATGTTTTTTGCATTAAAATGGCCTGGCCCTTTGCTTACCTATATAAGCTGAACACTGTATTACCATTATGCATCAAGTACACGTACACTTCCTCCACATCTTCATGTTTCATCATATTGAAGGTGAAGAAATACACCCCTGAAAAAGTTATAAAATACAACTTGTTTGCTTCATAGAGAGAAGTAATCATGTTGCAGATTTGTGCTTCTTGCTTAGAAAACATAACAGCTGCGGACAAAACTGCCTTCCAGTTGTCAGCAGATATTTTGCTTCTGCTTATAGTGTTCCAAAATCTGATTAATTTTAATTCTGCATATAGCAGGGGTTGTTCTTCCTGCACCACAGCTTCATAAGAGGGGAGATTGATGCAGCTGAAAAATAACCCATGAAGAACTGTAATGCTTCATTTCCACCACACATCTGTTGCAGGTCAGCTCACAGCTGAACTGCTTTGGGGCAAGATGGGAATGAAGAGATTGACAGGAGGCAAGAGGTGGAGGAGGCAACTGGGAAGCTCCTGCTGCTACAACATGAAGGCTGTGGTTCCGTCATCGCAGTGGCTGAATGGCTAGGAGTCACAGCAAAGCAGACAGtcctgctccctccccagccctggccatgccTCTTTCACCTGCCTTTGTGTCAGCACTAGTCTTACTGGCTGGCAAGACCTCTCTTGGCTTGCTCAGCTTTTTCAATTCTCTTTTCTGGAAAGTAGGTAACAAGAGCTATGCAGAGTGAGTGCAAAGGCGGTTAAATAGTGTCTCATCCTTACTGACCACATTTTTCACTATAGCTCCAAGAATtgcattattttgttttgcaaatgCTCACCATTCACTGGAGCACCAAATCTGCCGGTCATGACatcaaaaaaattcccaacgTTGGTTTCAACACTGCTGAAGATGATCCCACTATTCTGGTTGCTGAAGTGAGTAGCCATCGAAGCCATGAATGCGACCTGCAAAAATCCAGTTCTTATTCAGGCAGTTGTTCATGAAAAGCACATGTGTAGAGCAATCAGGTACAGATTTCTTCCTGTATTTGCAGTCTGTTTATTTTCCTGACAGATGTTCTTCTAGGGCTTGCTCCAAGGCCAATAAACTCCAGTTAACAAAACTTCCATTGAATGAAACTGGAAGAAGACTAGGGTTCTCATATTCAATTGGACTATTCATGACTGTAAAATAAACGTATGGTCAAGTGTTTGCTGTTTAGAACCttaatttcagattttatttacttttaagtCTTGCTAGAATGATGCAACAGCAACATGGTATTGAAATGGATGGTGTTTCTGAAAAAAGGGTTTTATATAGTTTTTATGTATTCCCCAATGCATTTATACTGGATATTGCTTTTAACTGAAtgtgtgaaaataaataatgctCAGTGAAATCCATGCAGATTAGTGTTTCTTGCTAACTACTTTAGAGATATATGAAGCACTTTTAATAGAGGCCCTCTAGAAGTGCAGCAGCTGGGACTCAATATTcaatgctttttctctcttATCAGTTACCCTCAGTCTTGAAAACAGAGGGTGGTGGAGACCAagaggggaaaataagaaaataaaaactgcttCAACTTCATGTTTCACTTCTTGCCATAGAAATGTTTCATGGGAAGCAGTGCAAAATATCCCACACTGGACAACTTAAATTACCCTCAGCAAGATACCAGGAAATGACACTGCCAGCTGGCCTGGTCAGGGAAAGGACTGACCTTTTCTGTAAGTCTGTCATTGCTCCCTCATTATGTCAGTAAATGAGGTAGCATCAGAATTGCTGCACCTTGTTGTCAGAAGGTCACATAGGGAATTGGCTTTTTATTTCCATCTCAACTTCTTAAATGACAAGTGTTCAATTGCAGCTGTTACTGCCCATcacaaaaatgacatttttttgtGAGATTCCTGCTATGctggtatttaaaaaataaaaaaacagccCAAACTCCTTTTGATTTCACatccaaaccagaacaaaaccaaaacagacaGTCAAATGCAAGTCTGGATCCAACAACGGAAATCGTTAGCCATCTGTTCAGAAATTTAAGGAGCTCCAGATGTGAGCTGAAAGCTTGGGCTGATTTTCCTTACCCCTGCATGGATGCATTTTCTATGACGGCAAATTGTTAATGTCTTGCTTCTCAGCCAGGATCACATCAAAGTCCATCATGTGTTaaaggaaagcagctgcagttcagattGATGGAATTTATTGCTTTTGTCTAGATTCCGTTTCACAGACTCTTTGACCCTGAGCTCCTTTTTGTAGGCTGATCAGAAGAGCACCAAAGTATGTCCTTTCTCTCTAGGTTTTGTTATGAAGTAGCAGGTCAACATGGATACATGAAGTTTTTCAAAATAATCCTGTACTTAAAACAGTATTGTATTCAAAAGTGTTTTCTTCTATACCCCCAATGACTTTAAAATTCTTAAGTGTGGTGTTAAGAAATAATATGCTATACTGTAAGCATTTTTAAACATGTCTGTTTAAAGAAATGATGGAATTTTACTGGAAAAAGGTATTGCAATATGACCTTTTATTATTCATCCTCTTTCATTACTTGGTTTTAATTACATTACTACCATTAtgtttttgtaagaaaaaaaatagtggtaGTTCATTTCCAAATTGCAAAATTACATCTGTTGAATGTAATTAAAGGTATGTTTATAAGATATTCAGCTATACCATGAGTGTAACTGTATATATTTCTACATGCATATAttatatatgtgcatatatatgaatatatttatctgtgtgtatgtgtgtgtatagatatagatatagatatagatatagatatagatatagatatagatatagatagatatagatagatatatatgCATACACAAGCTCTCTGCCATCTGCTGGATTCCTGGGATTTGAAGAAGCTCTAATGCAAAAGCTGTGAGATTGTGCCAACACGACAGTCGAGCTTGACAGCTCAGGCTTGAACCCGGGTTTTAATGCTCATCTGGCTTTTGAGTTTTTCATTCGTAGGCAGAATCTACATGGCCCCAAACATATTTAAAGTATCTAGACATATAAATATACAGATAACTACTGAGGGGTATTTTTCGAAACTAAAGGACTCTATCTGCACTCAGAAATTTTGAGCCCATACTTTGAGAAGCTGGATATATGTGCTTCAGCCTGGCTGTCCTGAGAAACATGACTCCTTTACTGTTTTCATATGCTGTGGGAAGTGCAATTATTTATGTGATACGTCTTGGTAGGAAAATGATAGTCCCTGCTATTCTCCTTTAATAACCCAGACACTGGCATTTTGCCCTCAAAGGAAAGCATATATGCTTCTTCCTGCCTATTTCTCAGCTGGATTCTGaataaagcttttattttccagaaagaTCTGGCAAAGCACATTTTTCAGTCAGGACAAGGGCTGTATATGCCTTTTACAGTATTAATTTACAGGAGGATTTGCTTCTTAAGTATCTTACTGTAATAAGGTGCTGGTTTACAGTGAAGAAAACCATAATCTGAGATTTGCTGCAGCCACTATGAGCCAGAGATGTTGTACCTGTAGCTCTGGGGGAATCCCAGGGTAACCCTTCTCGCCTTTGGGCCCATGATGGCCACGCTCTCCTCTTGGTCCCATATCTCCTTTGTCTCCTTTCTCACCTTTGGCTCCTTCCTGGCCAGTTGCTCCATTATTTCCATTGTTTCCATGATTTCctgaagggaaacaaagctttctgttttatttaaataatttaacacATTTTAACAGATAAGTGTGGCAGGGTCCTCTTCCACAGTTTGCAACACATGTAGTCTTCGGTGCCAAAAACCCCAGGTTGAGCTGTGATGGATAAGAAACTGCTGTGTGGTCAAGCTGAAGGTGAAGGTTTTGGTGAACAAGTTTCCAGAAGGACATTGATTTTGAGAGTTTACCCTCATGTTGTTTTGGTATTGCTGTATAAACTGGTGACATCTCAAGTAATTGCTTTGTAGGGGAGATGTGCAAGAAGACCTCAGCAGACACAAGGCTCAAGGAAAGCAAAAGTCACTTTCTATTGACGCATACCAGGTAGTCTGCAGAAacacttttgcttttcctttagtATCAAAACTAATTTCCTGGTAATTTAAGTCAATCATGAGAGAATAACATAATTTTGAGTAAGATTTTTCTATCTTTAGAACACATCCACACAAATCATGGATGGCTGTATCATTAAAGTTGCTAAAATCTGTGCTAAAAACAGGACAGTGTGCATTCTCAGGGTGCTGGTTAGCTTAAAGGGGTTGTTTGATTGCATAGTGCTAGATTTAAAGAGAGACAAAATTTTTATAATCAAACTTTTCTGAGATGGCTTAGTATGAGTAAATGAGTAAAAAGACTCATTATAAAACATACATCTGCAGTATTACTTACTTCCTGGTGTTTACTGACTAAATTACTGAGCAAATGTCTATGCAGCTGACAGGATTTTAAATTTGGCTAGAATCACTGAACAATTATCATGTCTCCTGCAGCAAAAGCCTGATCTTTCAGCTCAGGGGATTAATAAATGTCATCATTGTTCTAATTCTACCTGAATTGAAATTAGGTGCTTTGACACTCTGCTTGTTCTTTGATTGTTCTCTCTGGTTACAAATTTACAAGAAGAATAGTGTTGTTTGAGATCAAATCTGATGATGAAGTGATCCTTCAGAGTTTttctattaagaaaaaaaaacacacttCAAATGAGGAAGACAAATGGTGAAAGAAATTATACACATTTTTGTTTAGATAGAGGAATCTGCAGCTCTTAATAAGAATCATTCTTTATGTGAGCCAGAGCTGCTCTACCGGTTCAGAACAGAGGTCTGCAAGCAACATTTGATTCAATCAAGGGGGAAAACAACTGCTGTTATTCCCCTTACAGGCACAACAACATGAAATCTAGCAAATGAAGGAGACAGAAATCCCAGGGTGCAGAAGGTTGCTGCCAGATGTATGTTTGTGGTATCCTGCCGTGACAGAAAGTGGGACTCAGACATATGAGGGAAGGGAAAGCTGGGACTAGGCCACGTGCTGGTATATCcactgcagccttgaaaatatAGGTCTAGTATAAAATCATATCCTGTTTCTAGGAAGCCAACACTTTATTAATAACTAATGGATCACTGAATTGCATTTTTATTGTGATAACAGAAAATGTAAGCTTTTGAAAAGGAGACAAGTCTGTCTTTCAGTGACCTGTTCATTTATGTTGTACCTCTGCTTTAGGAATGGTAATTTCCAAATCCCTGAAGGTAGCTGCTGTAACAAAATTACACCAGCATGCAACCAACATTTTCCCTTCTCTAGGCTTTCTATTTCCATATCAATTATCAGATCACAGTATACAGTTTTCTTGTGTAAGCTGTTATTCTGTGcacatttttaatgtaaaaaaaaaaaaaaaagaaaattcttttttattatcGAAGACAAGATGAAAGAAGGAAGTGAAGGAATTTCCATGAGAGAACAGAAGCatctgtgtttctgtaaaatattGGCTATCAGTATGCTAGATGAAGAAAAGCGCTTGAATACAGTGCACAGTAACACAGCCGAATATACAAAGATGATCACAATAATCAGCTCCAGGGAACAAGTTCTTCCAAATTTCATGAGAACTGCATGCTGCTTTAAGAGAGACCAATTTTCCCTAGGGGGGTAGTAAGATTACTTTCAGTATGAATTGTGAAAGCTGAATTTAATAACAAATAGGTTTTCAGTGGAAAATACCTTAAAATATAACTGAAAATATATGTCTTCTCTGAAATTATAGAAAAACTTGTTCCTGAATCTGTCCCCAAATACTGATGTTTGGACCATTCTCTGGTATTTCATAGAATAACCTGTAATTTACGGCCTGAAATTAGACTGAAGAAGAAGTGAATTTAACTTCATCTTTACCTGGCATCCCAGGGGGCCCGGGAGGTCCTGGGGGCCCTTGGTAGAGTCGAACTCCAAAGTCACCTCGGCAGCAGGAACTGCAGTCTGGATTCTGCGGTCCAGGCTGGGGGGGCTAAGTGCACAAAAATAAGCTTTAAGTAGCTCATTCATGGAGGACATCAATCTTATGCATGTCGGTTACAGGGTCTTCATTATATGTTTCTGTTTATATACTTGGTAAGTTTTCAAAACAGTTCTTATCTGGCATGAAATTCTCACATAGCTGGGTTGTCCCTGAAGATGTTATTTTTGGAAGATTTAAAGGAATAGCTCTCAAAGCATTCAAAGAGCTAtacaaatactaaaaaaaacaaCTTGTTGTGTTAAATAGTGAgggttttgaaaataaattaataccaAATAATGAAATTTAGATGAATATTTCAATTAGATTCACATCCTGATCCCACATTTGAACTGACCTTTGATGACAAACATGCCTATATACAGCAAGTGGTAGGACACAAGAGACTTGATTTGATTTTCAGCAATGAACTATCCTCCACTAAACATAAATAAAACTGTGTTGGACCACCCaaagaagatattaaaaaaGTCTGTGCCTCATATTCCTCTTCATGATCCCAGACCTGTGTATTTACAGGCTACT harbors:
- the C1QTNF3 gene encoding complement C1q tumor necrosis factor-related protein 3 isoform X1 yields the protein MAEKDFISWHLLALFFLPFCLCQDEYMEVSRRSYKPVAKILQSHHQTGHKGSRSREILKQRNQLIEWTVVNSTSTDHKVLRPEVDDVELTTSDRVQPPQPGPQNPDCSSCCRGDFGVRLYQGPPGPPGPPGMPGNHGNNGNNGATGQEGAKGEKGDKGDMGPRGERGHHGPKGEKGYPGIPPELQVAFMASMATHFSNQNSGIIFSSVETNVGNFFDVMTGRFGAPVNGVYFFTFNMMKHEDVEEVYVYLMHNGNTVFSLYSYESKGKADTSGNSAVLKLAKGDEVWLRMGNGALHGDHQRFSTFAGFLLFETK
- the C1QTNF3 gene encoding complement C1q tumor necrosis factor-related protein 3 isoform X2 produces the protein MFPRELVCWHLLALFFLPFCLCQDEYMEVSRRSYKPVAKILQSHHQTGHKGSRSREILKQRNQLIEWTVVNSTSTDHKVLRPEVDDVELTTSDRVQPPQPGPQNPDCSSCCRGDFGVRLYQGPPGPPGPPGMPGNHGNNGNNGATGQEGAKGEKGDKGDMGPRGERGHHGPKGEKGYPGIPPELQVAFMASMATHFSNQNSGIIFSSVETNVGNFFDVMTGRFGAPVNGVYFFTFNMMKHEDVEEVYVYLMHNGNTVFSLYSYESKGKADTSGNSAVLKLAKGDEVWLRMGNGALHGDHQRFSTFAGFLLFETK